GTCCCAATATGAAGATATAATTTCTGCATCATGTATGTTCTCTACAAACATTTAGTTAGCAAGTATGGTCAAATTAACGAAACTAACTCGAGTGTGTCATTTTACTTTTAACTATACAAATCATGAATTAAACATGACTCTAGATAAATGTCTTAGTTCATACGACGAGATTCGAGATTTAACTCTCTGCACATACAAAAAAGCCCCAACTTTCGTTGAGGCTTTTAAATAATGGTACCGGAGGACGGACTTGAACCGTCACGCTCGAAAGCAACGGATTTTGAATCCGTCGTGTCTACCAATTCCACCACTCCGGCAAAGTGATGTAGCAAACTTTTCAGTATGCAAAGGATTAGGTTTAATCTAAAGCTAATCCTTTGAACACTCACTCTAGCTTAATATGATTTCTTTACATCAAACATCATTAAGCAACTGAGTGCGAAGAATTATACCTTTACCGAATGTAATGGCAAGTGCTTTACCTACCCTTTTAACTAAATGCATAGCAACTGCTCAAATCTCCCTCAACTCATCATCAAGCTAGCTAAAATGTGAGCAACCGCCCACTGAGCCAAATCAGGTATTTAAAATACCCGTACGCTGGCCAAAATATTGATCGAGATCATAAATGTAATTAGCTAGCAGCATTATCATAACAATGACTTCACTAATATAGGAAAACGTAACATGGCATTTTGGTTAGATTTAATGTTTGGTAATCCAATTGGCTTGCTTTCCATGATCGTCATTTTCAGCACATTTGGCATTATTTCTTACCTAATGTGGATGTTTGTGGTGAAGTCAGCTCCAAGCAATAACGATACACAATAATAAGCTCACTCACCTAAATATTAGAGGGCCAATGTAGCCCTCTTTTTATTGCCCTTAACACCACAAATCACCCTACAAAAAAGCCGTCTCAAGGACGGCTGACAAGTATTGACTCAATTTGGGCTTACGCTGCGTGCTTGCGAGTCTGAACCAGGCTATTAATATAATTCGGTCTTGCCTTGAGTAAATGACTCATCTCTTCAGCTGATGGCTCACCACTGGGCAAGCGAAGTACTTCGCGATTTAAAAATACCCGTGCTTTCATCGAAATTTTGTAATCTGCAGTAGGCCCTTGAATCGCGTAATGGCGATCATTTCCTAACTTCTCAAGAATATTAGTTTCTAACAAACTGCGCACAGCCAACTCATTTTGTGGCAAGGTTAAAATCGTTGAACTTTGTAAGAAAAACTCACGTAACAATGCTCGCTCCGACGGGTCTAACAAGTTTACTTTAGCTTGAATAACCTCAGTGGTTTTCTTTTCTTTGAGGTAAGCAATCGACTCATCAGCAAAAAATGACACTAACTGACTTAAAAAATACGCAATACCGACCAGTAAGCCCAAACCAATAAAATGATTATACTGTTTTACCACGGCTGCAATACCAAGGTTTTCCAGCACATGAACCGGTACAAAAAGCATACTTGCGCAAGCTATCACCCACCAAAGCATGGTTGAAGCAAAAAAGCGCTTACCAGAAGAAACCGACAGTTTAGTTAGATCGATCTTTTTCATAATTCACTCACAGCGTCAGAAATTTGTTCCCGATAGAGCTTGAGCAATTTTGATGCCAATAAAGCTAGTGCGAGTATAATTAATTAAGTCATTGAGCAATATACCGCCTAATTGAATAAAACCTAGCCGAAACAGGCATTTTGCAGTAATTTGAATATACTTAAACTCAAGTGACTCTAATTATTAAACAAAACCCATGCTGACATTTTCACGACAACTGCTCAAAAGCCCCATTGGACGGAAGCTTATGCTGTCAATCGTGCTTTTTAGTTCCTTGATCACCCTGCTAACTACCATTTACCAGCTTTTTAACGACTACAATAGCGATGTTTCACGGATCGATCGCGCTTTTGAGAGTGTCGAAAAGGTTAACTTGGATGTACTTGCAGCCAGTATTTGGGTGATTGATGAAAGACTAATCAATACCCAACTCAATGGTTTAAGCCAACTTCCCGACTTTACTTACATCTCGATCAAAGACGATAGCGGGCAAGAATGGCAGTCGGGTAACTTCAAGCAAAAAGGTGTCATCGAGCAAGAGTTTCCACTGATTTACAGAAACAATGACGAAATTCAGGTTGGCACCTTATTAGTTCAGGCAGACCTCAACAACGTATACGATCGCCTTTACGACAAAGCCATCGTGATTTTACTATCCAATGCGATTAAAACTTTCCTCGTAGCCGGCTTCATTTTATTTTTAGTATGGTTAAACATTACCAAACACTTACACCGCCTAAGCGAGTACTGTGCGCAAATTAGCCTAGATAAGCCATTTGAGCCGTTAAGCTTTTTACGTAAACCTGCTGACGATGAGTTCGCACAGGTTGCTGATGCCATTAATACCATGCAGCAACAAGTACGCGCCTCGTTTGCTGCAGTGCAAGAATCTAAAGAAGAGTTGCAAGAAGCGCTGGAAGATAGGGAGCGCCTGCTTGAGCTAGAGCGCAGTTATAAAGACGAGCTGGCAAGGCAAGTTAAAGAGCAAACGAAAGAACTTGAACAATCACTTTTAATCTTAAAACGCGCGCAGCAAGTGCTAGTCGAACAAGAAAAAATGGCGGCACTTGGCGGCTTAGTATCTGGTGTAGCCCACGAGATCAACACGCCGATCGGCATTTGCTTAACAGCAGCAAGCTCTCAGCTTGCCCATGTTGATGAGCTAATTAAATTAATCCACAGCGACCACGCTACGCTTGAAGAGATTAACTCGATCCTTGAAGAGTACCAACAAAGCTGCCAGCTGATTGTTAACAATATTACCCGTGCAAGTAGCTTGATCCAAAAATTCAAAACCGTCGCAGCTGAGCAAAGTAATGAGAAAAACACTGAATTCAACCTCAAACAACAACTCACAGATATTGCTGAGTCGACACAAATTATGTTCTCGCCTCAAGACGTAGAAATTGGTATTAATGCTAACCAGGATCTGTGGGTGAGTAGTAATCAAAGCTTACTGAATCAAATCTTTAGTAATATTTTATCGAATGCATTTACACATGCCTTTATCGGCGTCGAGATCAGCAAGATCCTAATTAACGTAGTGCAAGACGGGGACACCATAAAAGTTGAGATCCAAAACAACGGTTTACCCATTCCTGAAGATGTTGCCGAACATATGTTCGAGCCATTCTTCACCACAACCAGAAACAAAGGTGGCACAGGATTAGGCCTATCAGCTGCATTTAATGCCGCAACATTGCTAAAAGGCACGATTCAATACGAAGCCGAATCATCACTTGGCGGCCCGATGTTTATTGTGTGCTTTCCTAAAGGTATGGGTGACAGCGAAGATAATCAGCTGGTAAACGTTGACGGGGATACAGGTAACTTCGAGAGCTTTGAATAGTTTTGACACTCAATAAGAATCGTTCGAATAAGCGGGCAAAGCTTAACGAAGCCTAGATTTCAATGAGATTAAAGTTAGAGATAGGAAAAAGCCCAATGCGCAGCATTGGGCTTTGTCGTTTTAGCGCCTATTCACATGGCAAGTTTACTTGGCATTGTTCGCTTTTAGCGTCAGTTTATCTAATACGCGCGCAACGGCTAAGTAGCCAAACGTGCCGGTAACCATAGTGACACTACCAAAACCTGAGGCACAGTCCATCCTCGCACTGCCTTCCATGCTTGCTTTTGCTGCGCACACACTGCCATCAGACTGTGGATAAACCAGGTGCTGGGTCGAGAATACCGCATCAACAGCAAAACGACGTTGTAGATTTTTGCTAAAGTTATAATCTTTACGCAAAATACTGCGCACTTTAGCAAGCAATGGATCTTGAATAGTTTTGGCAAGATCAGTTACCTTGATTTGACTGGGGTCAGTTTTCCCCCCAGCTCCCCCAATCGTCACTATGTTAATTTTATTGCGCTTGCACCAGGCAATTAGGGCAGCCTTTTGCTTCACTGCGTCAATGCAATCAATCACGTAATCAATATCACCACCATTTTTGTGGCTTACAAACAGCTCACCTAGGTTATCTAGCGTAACGAAATCTTCTATCTGATTAACCTGACATTCTGGATTAATCTCAAGAATTCGCTTAGCCATTACCTCAACTTTCGACTGCCCTATGGTTGAGCTTAGCGCGTGTGCTTGGCGGTTAATATTGGTGACACAAATGTCATCTAAATCAATTAGGGTAATCTTGCCTATGCCGCTACGAGCCAACGACTCTGCAACCCAGGTGCCTACACCACCAATGCCAACAACACAAACGTGAGCTTGGTGAAACTCATTCAACGCAGCCTGACCATATAGACGACCAATACCACTAAAACGATTTAAATAGGCAGAAGAGAGCATGAAAACCCCAAAGCTAAAAATTGACGGCGAATTTTATATCAATTGTGACAAATAGCGAAGCACTTCTGGCTAACTGAATTCATCTAAACTAACCGTGACAACTCAGCTTTTAACTCGTTGCTTGAATGCTAACCTTAGCAACCTAAATCCCCCAAATTGGAATATACGACGTTATCCAATTTTAAGCTTCTAACCCATTAATTAATGGCAAGTTTCATATGCACCAAACACAGGTGTCAGCAACTTTCTCAATTCAAAATGAGTAACTGACACTATAAAGCTACGACAAACGTGAGCAAGGTCGCACAGCATAGTCCAAACATTTGATAAATCTCACATTTAAACTAGCGTTTTAACCAAAGGAATTGTCCATTAATAAAAACACCCCCAATGCAATTGCGTCACAAAACAAGATCTCACGAACAACAACCAGCAAACAAAACCTTAACATCAAGCTGATTTTATTGAAAAAAACTATAAAACCACAGCAAGTAGCGCATTAATCACTAAAAATAAACACCCCTAAAGAGGTATAGACCTGTTTTTTAGGCATTAATTATGTAAATGGTCGAGTTAGTCACATTTCTGCAGTTCTTAATGAACTTTGCAAAGTAAAACATGATCTAGCCCACACTATGCACCGGTTAAACCTGTAAAAATCGCCGCAGATTGTTGCAGTAATTTTACTGTAATAACTGTTCATTTTAAAAACCATTATCGAATGGAATTAGAACATGACGTTCTTGGGAGCATAAAAGATGAAAAAATCGTTAATCTCAGCATCAGTAGCATCAGTATTAACACTGGCTTCTTTCGGTGCACTGGCTGATGGTCCAAATTTCTATGGTCGCTTAGACCTATCTGTGACGAACTCTGACACAGGTGCAACAACTCAAGAGGGAAAAGAAGGTACTGTCTTCGAGAACAACTTCTCTCACCTTGGTGTAAAAGGTAGCGAAACTATCGCTAAAGGTTTCGACGTAATCTACCAAATGGAATTCCAAGTTGAAAACACTTCAGTTTCTTCTGACGTTTTCAAAGCTCGTAATACTTTCCTAGGTCTTAAAACAGCTGCTGGTACAGTTTTAGTTGGTCGTAACGACACTGTATTCAAGCAATCTGAAGGTGGCATCGACTTATTCGGTAACTCAAACGCTGATATCGATCGTCTAGCTCCTGGCCAAACTCGTAGCGCAGACGGTATCTGGTACTACTCACCAAAAATTGCTGACTTAGTTACCCTAAACGCAACTTACTTAATGACTGACAACAACCAACCAGGTGTTGACGATGCAGATACTCAATATGCATTGAGCGCAACTGTTGGTGACAAGAAGCTTAAGCAACAAAACTTCTACGTAGCTGGTGCTTACAACAAAGGTATCTCAAACATTGACGCATACCGTGGTGTTGCTCAAGTTAAACTAGGTGACTTCAAAGTTGGTGGTTTATTCCAAAACTCTGAAAGCGTTATCGACAAAACTTTCGAAGGTAACACCTACTTTGTCAATGCTGCTTACAACCTAAACGGCGTAAACCTAAAAGCTGAATACGGTAAAGACGAATCTGGCCTAGGCAAGTACTTCGCTAACGTAAGTGGTATTAAGCCTGTTGCAGGTCAAGCAACTGAGCTAAGCGACGTAAACGTAACTAGCATTGTTGTGGGTGCTGACTACCGCATCGCTAAGTCAACACTAGTATATGGCCACTACGCAATGTACGAAGGTGACTACAAGCTTTCTGGTGCTAAAGTAGACCTAAAAGATGACAAAATCTTCACTGTAGGTGTACGTTACGACTTCTAATGATTGACGCTTAGCGTCTCATTAAAACTAAAGGCGACCATCTGGTCGCCTTTTTGTTTGCCTTAAATTTCCCAATATCTGCGCCCTTTTGCTACACAGACGCTATCAGCTACGAACTAACTTTTACGAGTCAACTTATAAGTTGCTTCATTTAGCCAAGGAACGTTCTTATTCTTAAAGCGGGCATTATCTTCTAACACGTCGTCACAGCTTAATAACTCAACATCAAAATACTCAGTTAAATGCTGCTCAATCCAGTCTGGACTCACCGCAAATGGTGGTCCTTGCAACGCAGTTTGTGGATAGTCTAGCGTCACTAGTAAACCAGATACGCCAGCAGGGATAAGCTCAGCAAGCTTTTTAGCATAATCGGCGCGCATCTCTTCAGGCCAGGCAATTAAGGCTGCGCGATCGTAAAAGCCGCCAATCGATTGCGTCACACTAGCTGGCAGGCTATATATATCACCCTGATAAAGGCTTATTTGCTCACAAGAATAATGCTGGAGCTCCCCTACCGATTCGACAGATGCTGCAAGGCTATTGTCGCTAAAAAAGTGTTCCACTGCAGTCTGATTTAGCTCACAGCCAATCACATCATGACCTTGCTCTGCCAGATAACACAAATCCAAGGTTTTACCGCACAAAGGGACAAACACAGCACTATTTACTGGCAGCTTGAGCTGCGACCAGAATTTAATAAGGTAGGGGTTTACTTCAGGAAGGTGGAAACCAATTTGCTGATTGTCCCACTTTTGATGCCAAAAACTCGGTTCCATGTTACATCTCACCATTTATAAAATATAGCGGCTACTTTAGACGCTTAAAATGGCGGATGCAACACACGCACAAATGACTAACTGCGGGAATTAACTACCTAAGACCGACTGTACTTTTCTGAGCCAGGCACAGTTATCACACTGGCAGTTTCGACGTGATAAATGGTGTGGGCTTAAGTTCGAGTCGACGAAATCAACTGCGATTAATAATTGTTGCTTGAGCTCTTCGACTGACTTTTTCTCTAACGCCACCATCTCATCATTGTGATTCATCCAAATACACTCTTCACCTTGATGGCAATTAATGCATTGTTCATCAGCAGCATTAAAAAATACCGCATGAGGGCAATGAGTCACTTCCATCGATTGAAGAATACGTGTACGAGGAAAATCAAATAGTTGAATTAAATCAGCTTTATTGATATTCGCCATAATTGCATTCCTTGTGACAACTTTGAGTTTGTAACTTCATATTACTGATAACTGAACAAAAAGTACTTGATGCAGGTCAAGGTTTACAGATGCAAATATTTCAGTTAGGAGCGCTTGCTAACGCCTTGCAACAAGGGTTTAATGGGGAGTTAAGGCTTAAGGATTAAAGGACGTTTACCGCCTGTGCAAACACCTGAATTAAAGCACTTTTATATTAATGAAGAGCAATCTATCTATCTGCTAAGGGCAGATGATGCGCGTAAACATAAAGCCTGGATCCGCCTATGTAAGCAGCAGTTGATTAAGCTCGGCTATGCCGATATTGAGTACATAGGTAAAGGCGCTTATGGGTTTGTGTTTGCAGGCGCTAACAACCTTGGGCAATCACACGTATTTAAATTCTCCCGCCTCAGCCTTCCCCAGCATATTCAAGACAGACTGGAAGAAGAAGCCTACATGCTCAGCCTGGTCGATCACCCAAATGTCCCCAAAGCCATCAAATTTGAGCGAGTCGGCAAGCAGGGAATTATGGTGATGGAGCACGCAATAGGTGAGGACTTAGATAAACTTTGCCTGCGTGTTGGCGCATTGCCACCAGCCATGATAATGAGCATCGCACGTCAACTTGCCAATATTCTGTTTTATCTTAGAACCGGTAAGCCTTTGGTTCATGGCGATATTAAGCCATCAAACCTTGTCTATGACGTTGACCGCGATCATTTATCACTCATCGACTGGGGTTCTGCAGTATTTGCTCAGCGTGACGAGCATGGGCGCGCGGCAGAAGATAACGTGATGGCGTTAATGTCGAGCGATCAGCACCAAACCAATGCACGCATGGGCGATGTGTATTTTATTGGCGATGAACAGCTCAATGGCGCACTTTCAAGTCCTAGGTTTGATGAGCAAGGTGCTGCTGCAACCCTATACGCACTTGCTTCAGGACAAATTAGTCGCTTTGGCGCTAAAGTCATCCCAGCCACCAGCATCGGCCTGCCAGTCGAGCTCGCAAAAACCCTTGATGGTATGCTCAGCGATGATCCACAAATGCGTAATCAAGCTGGCGACTACTTTTTAAAAAGCTTACGCCACAATCATCAAATTCACTTGCCTAAGCTACCTAGCAAGCCCTTGCTAGCCGCAATTCCGGTGTGGAACCAAGCTCGCACTCGGGAAATTGAAACAGTTACCTACAGCTCACGTAAAGCCTTTTTAAAAGAACTAAATGCCGATGACCCAGTTGCCAAGCTCGATGACATTCAGTTAGAAAAATACTATCGCAACTTTATGGTGGGCATGGGTGATACCGAAAAAGGCTTTATTGCAGCGGTAAGCAGACTCGCGCACTTCCCGCTGGTAGGCGGTCTGGTTATTCACTGGCAACAAGACGGCATTTTCATCGACTCAAACTTAACAATTTACGACCCTGAAATTCGCCAGTCGTTGATTGTCGCAGTGAATAATATGGTGACTCTAGCTCGCGGTATTAAGCGTATTGGTGTTTTCAAAGCTTGCTTTTTCAACGCTAAAGATACCTTACACTTTGAGCGTGAAAGCCCACATAGCGCATATAAAATTACCGGCGATACTATGCTGCCGTTCGAAATTGGCGATGCGCCGTTATTAGAAGATAAGTCAAAGCTGCACTCTTACTTTGAAGATGGCCGTGACCCAGAAGAAAACCTTGAGCTACCAAAAGAGATCATTGTTGAGCTAACCCGCATTAACCAAATTCACCACACAGGCTGCATCATCTTTGAAGCACTAGACGGGCATTTAAAAATTCATAGCTATTTAAGGCTACTAAATCCACGTAAGCAAGCTGCATTTAGAGCAAGCCTCGATAGAATTTTGGCCCACGCCAGCAAAATTCAAGGTCACGGGATCGCTGGCTTTATGAAGCTGCCTTATAAAAATACCCGTGAATTTAGCCACATCGAAAGTCTGCCAGATAAGTTTTATCCCAAGAACCCAAAAGCTTTTGAGAACGAATAAAACCAGCTTACTTAAACAATAAACTGAAGAAGGTGGCTTTGTGTTCCCCCTAAAAGGAGGCTTTCAGTTATTTTGTATTCTCAATAGCATCTATAAGTAATGACATTTAAAGCCTTTGAAAACATGGATTTTTTCGTCGAGCCTTTTAGTCAAACAAAGGGGGTATGTGCTTGCTGCGTGCTTTAAATATCATTACATAACAGGCTCAACCTAACATGTCATGGAAACAATACAGGTAATGCCTATGATAACCACGTACTGCAATAGGTGATTTAGGGCTGAAAATAAAAAAGACAGCTATTTAGCTGTCTTTTAGTTGTTTAATAAGGGCTATTCCCTAGATCGGCGAGCCTGGTGGCATCTTAGCTGGTTGCTCAATTAGCTTGAATTTCGCATCCTTTAATCCCTTGGAAATGCCAAGGTATAGCCACTCATAATGCGCGGCATGATAATCACTCGCACGTTTTGAGCGGCGCTCTAGCTGCTTCAAGATTTGTCTTAGCTTAACCAGTAACTGCCCTTTTACCGCAGGGGTAAGTTCAGGGCTATGGTAAACCTTGAGTAGCTCATTTACGGTTACTGCGTTTACTTGCATACGAATGCCTAGTTGGCTACCGCGCTTAAGCTCAGCGTACACGGTTTTAGCAAGTAGTTTATCGACTAACTTAGGTACTGAGAGCTGCTCGCTATCGTATAAATAGCTCTGATTTACGCGATTTAGGCGGGTTGGATTCACCAGCTGAGCAACGGTATGACGACTTAGTACTTCCGCCATCGCGATAGGATCGCTAACTACCCCCAGGTTAGAAGCAAAACTCTCACGACTGCTGCGATAATTGCCAGCCTTTGGTACCAGCGCATCGAGCACTCTAGGTGGCACATATAAGCTTTGCCACGACAAACTATCAAGTAAGGTATCTAACGCGCGTTTTTGAGCTTTAGGGTCAATGTAGCTCCAACGCAACCCTGAACCCAGTTGCTGATAACTATAATCGGTGCCGCCGATAAATTTAGCTGCCGCCTGAATTTGATAACGAGTCAGTAAGTAAATCGGCACAAAGGTATCACTTAGCTCACCACGTGGTTGCCCTGCTAGCAAAGCATCAGCATTAAAATCTTCAATGGCTTTGCGCCTAACTTGCTCAAGCCGTGCAAGCTCTGCAACTGGGTCATTACCGTTATCCCAAAGGCTCGCATAAGCATGGCTCGCCTTTTGGCTGCGTGAGTCTGCCTCACCAATGTAGCGATAGCCTTGCGTTAGCGCATGTTGCAACAAGCTTTGCTGATTAGCTTCATCGCCATAACCAAAGGCAATAGTGTATTTATCCCACTCACCAATGCCCTCACTATATGGCGTTGAAATATCAATTTTGCCGTCAACAATCGCGGCATAAGGATGCGGATAATCCATAACCGATGCGTTATCGTTTGTCGATGCAGCAAAGTTATGGTCAAGCCCAAGCGTGTGGCCGATTTCGTGGGCCGACAATTGACGAATACGCGCAAGCGATAAATCCATCGCCGCTTGAGATGCAGCTTCGCGGTCTTGCCAAGCTGAGGTTAAACCTCGTGCGATTAAATGATCTTGCCTGACTCGCAAACTTCCTAGCGTAACATGGCCTTTGATGATTTCACCTGTACGAGGATCGGCTATTGCTGAGCCATAAGACCAACCACGAGTGGCACGATGCACCCATTGGATCATGTTATAGCGAATATCTTGTGGATCAGCCCCTTCTGGTAGCATTTCAACCTTAAAGCCATTGATAAACCCTGCCTCGTTAAACGCTTGCTCCCACCAGCGACCACCTTCTAATAAGGCGGTGCGAATAGGCTCTGGCGCACCAGGGTCGAGATAATAAGTAATTGGCTTAACCACTTCGCTCGGCTCAGGGCCCGGATTAACCTTCTCAAGGCGATGACGCAACAAGTAGCGCTGACGAATATCGCTCGCCACTGGCGTTGAATAATCTAAGTATTCGCCCGACAAATAACCACTCATCGGATGGTAACTACGCACCTGATAGCCAGGCTCTGGCAGCGCGATAAACGAATAACGCATGCGCACAGACACAAAGTTAGCATCGGGCGTCACCTGCTTTACATAATCTCCCGGCTTACTTGCACTGAAGGTGAGATTGACATCCACATCAGCATTTCGCTCAAATGACTTCACACTAGCTGGCATTAATACAGATCGCTGCGTATCTAACCTAAACGCTCCTTGCTTGGTGGCATCTAAACGCTGAGCAACGCCGTGCAAATCGTTGACTACTAAATCATTAATCGCAACCAGTGCCTTTTTGCCATCAACGACTTCACCGCGCCATAAAATCGACTCAGCAAAGGCTTGCTTAACCGCCATTTGTTCAGCGAGATTGTCAGAAGTAGCGCGATAATCCGTATTGAGCTGCTTGAGTAACACATAAGGGCCTTGGCGCTCAAATTGCACTAAGCGAGTTTGCCCAAGCTGCCCTCTATCAAGACCAATATCATTAGAGCCAACACCATGCGGCAAGCTGGTGACCAGCAGAAAAGGTTGGTTTAGTTTATTAACTTCAAGGTAAAGCTCACCGCTTGGGTGATAATAAAGATCTAAAAAGCCGTCGGCATGACGACTCTTTTTAATAATTTTTTGACTGTCATTTGCCGCATAGACATGTGAGGCTGGCAATGAGAAAAGTGGCGCAGAGGCCAATAGCAACGCGAGAGCTAAACTGCGTCGGTTCATGATATTCTCCCTATCCCCTAGTTAATGCACTTGCTAAGCAGTTATTAGTTCTCGGCTAAATAACTGCTAGCTAAAATTTGTTAATTAACTAGGTTGATTGCGTCATTATTTTTGTTCGATTAGCGATCAATGAATAAGGTATCAAACCATGCTACGAATACAATAAAAACATCACTTATTGATAACAATCTTGCCATTACTGCGCTTGGTAAAATGATAAATATGAATGGTTATATGACGTAGATCTACAAAAACGCCTAAACAGGTTTAGTCACCAGTAATATCTCCCCACAAACCACAGAAGAAATAAGCCAGAAACATAATTCTAGTGAGAGCGGTACCTATCCAACAAATATTAACTTAACGGTAAAACTGAAATAAGTTCGAAAAAATAATCAGAATGTCGTACCAAGCAGTATCGATTTACTAGATTACTCATCAGCTTTTTTTGGCAAATATTCAGGCATATAACAGCGCAAATAAGCAATGGCAGCGCGCTTAGCTTCTTCAGCCATATAGTCAGTGATCTCATTATGTTTATTAACCGACAACATAAACATAAGGTCAATAATTTCAACAGTATGGAAGAAGACCTTCTCTTGATTAGCGAACGGCATCATCACAAAATGCTCATTTAGCGCTTCCATCACACTGCGACCAATCTCCTCGTCATTCTCGCGGTCACTAAACTTGATTTCCGCAGGAGTTTTACCACCAATCAATAGCTGCTCGTAAGCACGATTTTCCTTATACAAAGCAACTGCCCTATCTACACAAGCGCGAATAATTGCTTGCCAATTATCTTCAGGCTTTAGGGAGAATGGCTGAAAAACAGCTTCCATAATCTGTTGTTCAAACTGCTTAGAGATCTCAGCTAATAAATTGTTTACTTTAGGAAAAAAATGATAAACCGAGCCAATTGGGATATCAGATGCCTTTGCCACATCAGCCAATGACAACTGCTCTACGGGCTTGGTGGCCAA
This DNA window, taken from Shewanella maritima, encodes the following:
- the tcdA gene encoding tRNA cyclic N6-threonylcarbamoyladenosine(37) synthase TcdA; amino-acid sequence: MLSSAYLNRFSGIGRLYGQAALNEFHQAHVCVVGIGGVGTWVAESLARSGIGKITLIDLDDICVTNINRQAHALSSTIGQSKVEVMAKRILEINPECQVNQIEDFVTLDNLGELFVSHKNGGDIDYVIDCIDAVKQKAALIAWCKRNKINIVTIGGAGGKTDPSQIKVTDLAKTIQDPLLAKVRSILRKDYNFSKNLQRRFAVDAVFSTQHLVYPQSDGSVCAAKASMEGSARMDCASGFGSVTMVTGTFGYLAVARVLDKLTLKANNAK
- a CDS encoding protein kinase domain-containing protein, producing MQTPELKHFYINEEQSIYLLRADDARKHKAWIRLCKQQLIKLGYADIEYIGKGAYGFVFAGANNLGQSHVFKFSRLSLPQHIQDRLEEEAYMLSLVDHPNVPKAIKFERVGKQGIMVMEHAIGEDLDKLCLRVGALPPAMIMSIARQLANILFYLRTGKPLVHGDIKPSNLVYDVDRDHLSLIDWGSAVFAQRDEHGRAAEDNVMALMSSDQHQTNARMGDVYFIGDEQLNGALSSPRFDEQGAAATLYALASGQISRFGAKVIPATSIGLPVELAKTLDGMLSDDPQMRNQAGDYFLKSLRHNHQIHLPKLPSKPLLAAIPVWNQARTREIETVTYSSRKAFLKELNADDPVAKLDDIQLEKYYRNFMVGMGDTEKGFIAAVSRLAHFPLVGGLVIHWQQDGIFIDSNLTIYDPEIRQSLIVAVNNMVTLARGIKRIGVFKACFFNAKDTLHFERESPHSAYKITGDTMLPFEIGDAPLLEDKSKLHSYFEDGRDPEENLELPKEIIVELTRINQIHHTGCIIFEALDGHLKIHSYLRLLNPRKQAAFRASLDRILAHASKIQGHGIAGFMKLPYKNTREFSHIESLPDKFYPKNPKAFENE
- a CDS encoding superinfection exclusion B family protein produces the protein MKKIDLTKLSVSSGKRFFASTMLWWVIACASMLFVPVHVLENLGIAAVVKQYNHFIGLGLLVGIAYFLSQLVSFFADESIAYLKEKKTTEVIQAKVNLLDPSERALLREFFLQSSTILTLPQNELAVRSLLETNILEKLGNDRHYAIQGPTADYKISMKARVFLNREVLRLPSGEPSAEEMSHLLKARPNYINSLVQTRKHAA
- a CDS encoding sensor histidine kinase produces the protein MLTFSRQLLKSPIGRKLMLSIVLFSSLITLLTTIYQLFNDYNSDVSRIDRAFESVEKVNLDVLAASIWVIDERLINTQLNGLSQLPDFTYISIKDDSGQEWQSGNFKQKGVIEQEFPLIYRNNDEIQVGTLLVQADLNNVYDRLYDKAIVILLSNAIKTFLVAGFILFLVWLNITKHLHRLSEYCAQISLDKPFEPLSFLRKPADDEFAQVADAINTMQQQVRASFAAVQESKEELQEALEDRERLLELERSYKDELARQVKEQTKELEQSLLILKRAQQVLVEQEKMAALGGLVSGVAHEINTPIGICLTAASSQLAHVDELIKLIHSDHATLEEINSILEEYQQSCQLIVNNITRASSLIQKFKTVAAEQSNEKNTEFNLKQQLTDIAESTQIMFSPQDVEIGINANQDLWVSSNQSLLNQIFSNILSNAFTHAFIGVEISKILINVVQDGDTIKVEIQNNGLPIPEDVAEHMFEPFFTTTRNKGGTGLGLSAAFNAATLLKGTIQYEAESSLGGPMFIVCFPKGMGDSEDNQLVNVDGDTGNFESFE
- a CDS encoding DUF3149 domain-containing protein, whose amino-acid sequence is MAFWLDLMFGNPIGLLSMIVIFSTFGIISYLMWMFVVKSAPSNNDTQ
- a CDS encoding thiopurine S-methyltransferase, whose protein sequence is MEPSFWHQKWDNQQIGFHLPEVNPYLIKFWSQLKLPVNSAVFVPLCGKTLDLCYLAEQGHDVIGCELNQTAVEHFFSDNSLAASVESVGELQHYSCEQISLYQGDIYSLPASVTQSIGGFYDRAALIAWPEEMRADYAKKLAELIPAGVSGLLVTLDYPQTALQGPPFAVSPDWIEQHLTEYFDVELLSCDDVLEDNARFKNKNVPWLNEATYKLTRKS
- a CDS encoding porin encodes the protein MKKSLISASVASVLTLASFGALADGPNFYGRLDLSVTNSDTGATTQEGKEGTVFENNFSHLGVKGSETIAKGFDVIYQMEFQVENTSVSSDVFKARNTFLGLKTAAGTVLVGRNDTVFKQSEGGIDLFGNSNADIDRLAPGQTRSADGIWYYSPKIADLVTLNATYLMTDNNQPGVDDADTQYALSATVGDKKLKQQNFYVAGAYNKGISNIDAYRGVAQVKLGDFKVGGLFQNSESVIDKTFEGNTYFVNAAYNLNGVNLKAEYGKDESGLGKYFANVSGIKPVAGQATELSDVNVTSIVVGADYRIAKSTLVYGHYAMYEGDYKLSGAKVDLKDDKIFTVGVRYDF